One Triticum dicoccoides isolate Atlit2015 ecotype Zavitan chromosome 4B, WEW_v2.0, whole genome shotgun sequence genomic window carries:
- the LOC119291881 gene encoding 4-coumarate--CoA ligase-like 4: MATAAVHPWSGYCAATGAFRSKRAEVPLPADRDLDVVTFLASRRHSGVVALVDASTGRRTTFAELWRAVAGAATALAAPPFGLRKGHVALILSPNSVHFPVAALAAMSLGAVVTTANPLNTAAEVAKQVADARPVLAFTTRDLLPKLPRAADGLRVVLLESSSSPAPADAADPRIVATIDEISATTPDPARRRDRVTQDDQATLLYSSGTTGPSKGVVATHRNLISMVQIVMNRFRLEDSDTTETFLCTVPMFHVYGLVAFATGLLGCGATIVVLSKFELPEMLRCISAYGVTYLPLVPPILVAMVAHPKPLPLGNLRKVLSGGAPLSKELIEGFREKYPQVEILQGYGLTESTAIGASTDSAEESRRYGTAGLLSPNTEAKIVDPETGEALPVNRTGELWIRGPYVMKGYFNNTEATQSTVTPDGWLKTGDLCYIDEDGYLFVVDRLKELIKYKGYQVPPAELEALLLTHPEVSDVAVIPFPDRDVGQFPMAYVVRKKGSNLSAQEVMEFVAKQVAPYKKVRKVAFVTDIPKNASGKILRKDLIKLATSKL, translated from the exons ATGGCCACGGCGGCGGTGCACCCGTGGAGCGGCTACTGCGCCGCGACGGGCGCGTTCCGGAGCAAGCGCGCGGAGGTGCCGCTCCCGGCGGACCGGGACCTGGACGTGGTCACCTTCCTCGCCTCCCGCCGCCACTCGGGCGTCGTCGCGCTCGTCGACGCCTCCACGGGCCGCCGCACCACCTTCGCCGAGCTCTGGCGCGCCGTAGCCGGCGCCGCCACCGCGCTCGCCGCGCCGCCCTTCGGCCTCCGCAAGGGCCACGTCGCGCTCATCCTCTCCCCCAACTCGGTCCACTTCCCCGTCGCCGCGCTCGCCGCCATGTCGCTCGGCGCCGTCGTCACCACCGCCAACCCGCTCAACACCGCCGCCGAGGTCGCCAAGCAGGTCGCCGACGCCCGCCCCGTCCTCGCCTTCACCACCCGCGACCTCCTCCCCAAGCTCCCCCGCGCCGCCGACGGCCTCCGCGTCGTGCTCCTCGAGTCTTCCTCCTCTCCCGCTCCCGCCGACGCCGCCGACCCGCGGATCGTCGCCACCATCGACGAGATCTCCGCCACCACGCCCGACCCCGCGCGCCGCCGGGACCGCGTCACGCAGGACGACCAGGCCACGCTGCTCTACTCCTCCGGCACCACGGGGCCCAGCAAGGGCGTCGTCGCCACGCACCGGAACCTCATCTCCATGGTGCAGATCGTCATGAACCGCTTCCGCCTCGAGGACTCGGACACCACGGAGACGTTCCTCTGCACGGTGCCCATGTTCCACGTATACGGCCTCGTCGCCTTCGCCACCGGCCTGCTCGGCTGCGGCGCCACCATCGTCGTGCTCTCCAAGTTCGAGCTCCCCGAGATGCTGCGCTGCATCAGCGCCTACGGGGTCACCTACCTGCCGCTTGTGCCGCCCATCCTCGTCGCCATGGTCGCGCACCCCAAGCCGCTGCCGCTCGGGAACCTGCGTAAGGTGCTCTCCGGCGGCGCGCCGCTCAGCAAGGAGCTCATCGAAGGCTTCAGGGAGAAGTACCCGCAGGTGGAGATCTTGCAGGGGTACGGGCTGACGGAGAGCACGGCCATCGGCGCGTCCACGGACTCGGCCGAGGAGAGCCGCCGGTACGGGACGGCTGGCCTCCTGTCGCCCAACACCGAGGCCAAGATCGTCGACCCAGAGACCGGCGAGGCGCTGCCCGTGAACCGCACCGGCGAGCTCTGGATCCGGGGACCCTACGTCATGAAAG GATACTTCAACAACACGGAGGCAACACAGTCGACGGTGACGCCCGACGGATGGCTCAAGACCGGAGACCTCTGTTACATAGACGAGGATGGCTATCTCTTCGTGGTGGACCGTCTGAAAGAGTTGATCAAATACAAAGGCTATCAG GTGCCTCCGGCGGAGTTGGAAGCTCTTCTGCTGACTCATCCAGAGGTTTCGGACGTCGCTGTTATTCC ATTTCCGGACAGGGATGTCGGTCAGTTCCCGATGGCCTATGTCGTGAGGAAGAAAGGGAGCAACCTGTCGGCCCAGGAGGTGATGGAGTTTGTGGCGAAACAG GTAGCACCTTACAAGAAGGTCAGGAAGGTGGCGTTCGTGACGGACATCCCCAAGAACGCGTCTGGCAAGATACTGAGGAAGGATCTTATCAAGCTCGCGACGTCCAAACTCTGA